The region CGCCACGATCCACCTCCATGGCGGCAACTCACCCTGGATCAGCGACGGCACCCCCCACCAGTGGACGGTGCCGGTCAACGAGATATCCACCCCCTACCAGAAGGGGGTATCCGCCCGGGACGTGCCCGACATGGTGCCGACGAATCCGGGTGAATTGACCTTCTACTGGACCAACCAGCAGAGCGGCCGTCTGATGTTCTACCACGACCACACCCTCGGGATCACCCGCCTGAACGTCTATGCCGGCGAAGCAGCAGGCTACCTGATAACCGACCCGGTGGAAGAGGGGCTGATCAACAACGGGACCCTGCCGAACATCTGCCCCGGTGGCGGGACGGCGGTCTGCGAATACCGTTACGGGATCCCCCTGATCATCCAGGACAAGACCTTTGTTCCCAAGAATATCGACACCCAGGACGCCCTCTGGACAAAGAGCTCCAAGGGGGTTGCCAACAATTGGGGCGTCTACGGCGACCTCTGGTTCCCCCACGTCTATGAACGGAACCAGGACCCCACCAGCCCGGCCGGGGCCAATCCTTTCGGACGCTGGGACTACGGCCCCTGGTTCTGGCCGCCGGTATCGATCGCGGCGGACAAGGCGACCCTGCCCGAGCCTTCCACGACACCGGAAGCGTTCATGGACACCATGCTGGTCAACGGTACCGCCTATCCCTATCTGACGGTGGAGCCGAAACCGTACCGGTTCCGCATCCTGAACGCCTCCAACGACCGCATGCTCAACCTGAGCCTCTTCGTTGCAGACCCCAACGATCCCCTGGGTACGGAAGTGAAGATGGTGGCGGCCGCCCCCAACCCGACCTTCCCGGCCGGACCGTTCCCGGATGTGGCTATCTGGCCGACCGACGGCAGGGCCGGCGGCGTGCCCGACCCGACCACCATGGGACCGAACATCATCCAGATCGGCAACGAGAGCGGCATCCTGCCCAACCCGGTCGTTCACCCCAACCAGCCGGTCAGCTACAACTATAACCGTCGCGACATCGTGGTGCTGAACGTCCAGGAAAAGAACCTCTTCCTGGGCTCTGCGGTGCGGGCCGACGTGATCATCGACTTTTCCGACCCGAAATACATCGGCAAGGACATCATCCTGTACAACGACGCCCCGGCGCCGGTCCCGGCCTTCGATACGCGTATCGACTACTACACCGGCAATCCGGACCAGACCACCAGCGGCGGCGCCCCCTCGACCCTGCGCGGGTACGGTCCCAATACCCGCACCGTTATGCAGTTCCGGGTAGCGGGTACGCCGCAGCCCAATCCCAATCTGCTGGCCAACCTCAAAGCGGCCCTGCCGGCAGCTTTCAAGGCCAGCCAGCCGGCGCCCCTGATCCCCGAGCCGACCTACCCCGTGGCGGCGTGGGGCGTTACCGCTCCGACCGAGCAATACGCCAAGATCCAGGATTATGCCATTACCCTGAACCCGCTGAACCGCGACTACACCGCGAGCACCATACCGGTTACCATTCCCTTCCAGCCCAAGGCCATCCAGGAGTTGTGGGACCCCTACGGGCGCATGAACGCCACCCTGGGGATTGAACTCCCCTTCACCACCCAGCTCAACCAGACCACCATCCCCATGGGGTACGCCGAACCGACCACGGAGCGGATCGTGGACGGACATCCCCAGATCTGGAAGATAACCCATAACGGCGTCGATACCCATCCGGTGCACTTTCACATGTTCGACGTGCAGGTCTTGAACCGGGTCGGCTGGGACGGCGCCATCCGGCCGCCCGACGACAACGAACTGGGGTGGAACGAAACCGTCCGCATGAACCCGCTGGAGGACATCATCGTCGCCCTGCGGCCCAAGGCGCAGGCGCTTCCCTTTACCCTCACCACCAGCACGCGCCTCATCGACCCGACCCTGGCGCTCAACGCCCCCATAAGCGCCACCGACATCGGCAACCTCGGCCAGGGGGGGACACCGGTAGCGGGCCTTGCGGTCACCGTTCCCAACATACCGACCGACTACGGCTACGAATACGTGTGGCACTGCCACATCCTCGGCCATGAAGAAAACGACTTCATGCGGCCGGTGGTATTCAGCATTTCCACGGCGCCGCCTCCCGATCCGAGCCTGCTGAACGCCTACATCGGCGGAGGGTCGGTGCCGGGCAAAACCAACTATGTCACCACCTACACCAACTCGAACATCAACCAGATCGTGCTCCAGTGGACGGACAACGCGCCCGTTTCCACCCCCAGCCGTTTCCAGGTGCTGCGCGCTTCCGGCGCCGGCCCCTATACCTATCCGGCAAGCTATACCCCCCTGGCGGAGATCTCCTACCTGCCGGGCTATCCGCCGATCTTCACCGACGCCAACGTGGATCCGGGGACAGCCTACGGTTACGCCGTCGTCTCCCTGAACGATTTCGGAGCACCAAACACGAAATCGAACCCCGCCGTGAGCGCGCAGGTCACCACGGCCTCCTGGACCGCCGCCACCGGCGTGACCGTCACCGACAGCAAGCCGGTGGGGCATGTGGTCGGCACCAATGTGTCGTTTACCGCCGCCGGCACGGGCGCAACATCGAGTGATCCCGCCCTTGCCGTGGTCTACCAGTATCGTTTCCTGCTCAACGGCGTCGAGGTGCAGGCCTTCAGCACCAACAACATGTGGACCCTGCCGGATACCGCGGCCGTCGGCACCTATACCATCACGGTAGAAGCGCGCACCAGCGCGGGGCAAACCCCGGTGGCGACCACGACCGTCACCCATGTGGTCAACAATCCCCCCAGCCCGCCGGTGACGGTTGCCAGCCCGGTCCCCGCCGTCTATTCGGCGGCACCGGTGGTGGTGTCCCTGACGGCAACGACCAACGCGCCGCCGGCGACCATCTACTACACCCTGGACGGCAGCACGCCCACCACGGCGATGCCTCCCTACACCGGCCCGATCACGCTGAACCAGACCACCACCATCAACTACTTCGCCGTTGACGTCAACGGCACGGCCGAAGCGGTTCACACCGACACCTGGTACATCCATGTGCCGGACCTGGTGGCCACCATGCAGATCAACAACGGCGCCGCCCAGACCAAGTCCCTGGCTGTCACCCTGAATCTGAACGCCTATGACCCGGTAGGCGTCGCCACCATGGAATTCTCCAACGACGGCACCAACTGGAGCGGCGAGGAACCCTACGCGACCTCCAAGACCTGGACCCTGCTCACCGGCAGCGACGGGCCGCGCACGGTGTATGCGCGTTTCCGCGACAAGTCGTTGCCCACCGGCGTCCAGTATCCGCCGATCACCGCCGCCATCACCCTGGATACGACCCCTCCGGCCACCACGCCGAGCCCGATTCCCGGTTCGTACACCAACGGCAGTTCGCTTGCGGTCACCCTGACGGCCAACGAGACCGCCACCATCTATTACACCGCCGACGGCACCACGCCGACCACGGGCTCGCTGACCTATCAAACACCGATCCAGGTCAACACCGCCGCCGGCTCATCCACGACCATCAAATACTTTGCCGTCGACAGCGCCGGCAACCAGGAAGCGGTCAAGACCGCCGTCTGGAGCATGGCGACGATCGATCTGGTCGCCAGCGCCCAGATCAACAACGGAGCAAGTTGGACACCGACCCCCGATGTCACCCTGACGCTGAAGGCTTTCGATCCAACCGGCATCGCCAGTTACGAGCTCTCCAACGACGGGTCAACCTGGTCGGGCCCCTTCGCCTCGCCGGATACGTCCGCGGGAGTCACCGTAACCATAACGCCAAGCTGGACCCTGACCAGCGGCGAGGGGTTGAAGACCGTGTATGTGAGATTCACCGACACCAACCTGGGCGGCGGCACGACCTATCCCCCCATCACGGCCTCGATCCTCCTGGGTAATAAGGATGGCCTGCTGCCGGGCACCAGCGGCTACCTGGCCAGCGCCCTGAAAGCGCTCCACATCGCCACCGGCTTCGCGTCGCCCACCCCGATGGACCTTGTTCATGCCGACGTTGCTCCCTACAATAACGGAACGGCAAAACCGGACGGCAAAATCGACTTGGGCGATGTGACCATGATCCTGCTCCGTTCGCTGGGGCTCATCGCAACGTTCTGACACCATTACCGAGCCCCCTCCCCGCCTTTGCGGCGGGAGGGGGCCATATTTCTTCACCCCCGGAGGAACGATCCCTATGAAAAAACATAGTATTCCTGCAATCATCTGCGCAATGTCCCTCCTGACGCTGGCGGCCTGCGGCGGTGGCGGCGGTGGCGGAGGAGGGGCGGCGACACAGGCGGTCACGACGCTGTACCTGTTCGGCCAGATGTCCTCAACCACCAACAGCAAGATAGACAGCATCCAGACATCCTTCGTTGTGCCGGCAGGCGTGCTGGTCAACTACACATCGGCCCCCGGAGCCCCTGCCGGCAACTATCCCGTCCGTTCCGGCTTCGCCGTGCCGTCAGGCCCGGTCAAGGTTGCGGCAAGCGATATCAGCGGCACATACCATACCGGCACCCGATTGTTGACCATCAGCTTGCAGAACGTTTCCAACCCGAAGGTTGCCTTGCAGAGTTATACCACCGCAAAAAATGGAGCTACCATCAAGGGCGCCGAGGTTGCCAAAGTAACCTTGAAACTGGCAACAGCGGGGAGCGCCCCCACCTACCCGTCGCAAGACCTTCTCGCCACGGTCTGGCAATACCGGGAGTTGCCGTCGATTTACCTTGGCTTGTTGAGCGGTTGCCGTATAAATTACGACACGAAGTTTCAATAACCTCACGCCATCGCACGTGTATCCATTCAAAAGGCTGGCGACGGAGAACCTGCCCGTTGCCAGCCTTGTCCTTTTGCCGGGGCTATGCATGCAGCAACCTTTTCCAGCCAGCTTTCGGCGTCTTGACCGCGTAAATAGTGTTGCCATCAATTACGCCCTCAGCTATGCTCATACCTACTAAATTCCATCCGACAGAAAGAGGCAAACCATGACTCGACATATCGGACATATCTTTATGGCGGCCTTCCTGCTCCTGGCAAGCGCCTCGCTTTGCCTTGGGTCTGTGACGGTCACCTCCACGGGTAGCGGCACCTACACCGTCCAAGGGAGCAACATGGATGGTATCGCCGCTTTCGACCTGGTCCTGAAGTACGACAGCCCGGCCTTGGCATCGCCGACGGTAAGCCAGGGCAGCCTCATATCCGGCGCAATGCTGGCAGCCAACACCAACGTGGCCGGGACTATCAGGATAGCGGTCGTCAGCAGCAAGTCATTTTCGGGCAGTGGGCCGCTTGTCACCATTAAATTTGCGACCCATACGGGGGGCACCGTTTCAGTAGCCTCCTTCAGCCCGATCAACAGCAACGGGGCCGCTGTAAGCAGCGGCGACAGTGGCAGCAGTAGCAGCGACAACAGCAGCAGTAGCAGTGACAACAGCAGCAGCAATGGCAGTAGTAGCAGTAGTAGCAGTAGTAGTAGCAGTAGTAGTGGCAGTAGTGGCAGTAGCAGTAGTAGTGGCAGTAGTGGTAGTCCCACCTATCTCGGCACGGTCACCATGCCGTCGGACAGCCAGATGAAGAGTGAAACGAAGACAGCCGCCACTGAAACGCCCGCCCCGGCCAACGCCCCGGAGGCGACCGCCAAGCCGGGCGAGACGCCTCCCGCGGGCGAAGCCCCCGCCGCCGGAGAAACGCCGGTCGCGACCAAGGCTCCGGCAGCGGCCAAGAAAAACGAATCGATCAGCGTCGCTTCCAACACGGCGGTCCTCGAACGGTTCCGGGCCTACCAGGGCGACAAGACTCCGGCCATCATGATCGCGCTCTTCAAACAGCAGATCTCCCCACTCTTCCGCCAGGAGCCCTTTGTCGTCCTGAGCGACGGCGCGACCACCGTGACCATAGTCGCCGACCTTTCCGCAGAGACGGGAAGTTCGCCCAATTTCGCCCTGACCGGCGCAAAAATGGTTTCCCTGAAGAAAGACGACGCATCATCCACCTGGTTCATCGAGGCCCTTCCCGCGAAAGGCGCCCTGAGCGCAAGCCTGATGGTGCTCAATGAAAGCAAGGTCACCGAATACCCGCTGACCATCGCTCCGGCCATCAAAAAAGCGGCAGCCACGGAGAAAGAATTTGCCGCATTCCTCAAGGATGCCGCCAAGACCCCGGCACAGCACGACCTGAACGGAGACGGGAGCTACGACGGGATCGACGATTACATCTACACCGCGAACTATCTTGTCCGGCAGCAGAAGGCCAGGACGAGCGCAAAATAGGCATCACCACCCCAGGCCGAAAACAGGAAAGCCGCCCGGAATCGCCGGGCGGCTTTTTTTATGCTTCCCGTAAGGGGGGCACCTTCTCCTGCCATGGCCTCTTCATCGCCCCCCCCTTACTTTAGTTCGTGAATTTGTTCTTTTTGGCCGCATCGGCCTTCTGGGTCTCTATGCGCTTCACCACCTCTTCCACCACCTGGTCCGGCGAGAAGCTGGGCGTGGACGGGAGTTGCCCCTTCACCACTTTTTCGGGCTGAACGTTCACCCGTTCCTGCGTCTCCGCCCGGCGAGGCTGATGCACCGGCGGCGCGTCCTGATACTGCGCCATGGCGGCCGTCAGGCTGCGCAGCAGACGAATCCCCATGATCACGGAAATCCCCAGCGCCACGATATCCTCACGCCAGTACGCCAGGCTGAGGTTGGTCGTCATGGAACCGGCCAGCAATCCCGCTGACGCAATCAGCAGGCAAAAAGCGTTGCCGATCACGGTTATTTCGATGTCCTGAGGCTCTTTTCGCCCGACCGCATGGCTCGCCATGGTAGACCTCCCGTTCCCGTCCTCTACGTTTCCTGATCGGCACCGGGTGCTGAAAGCTTTAGCCTGATACGCTGCATGACCCACGCCTGCATACGGTCCATATAATAATATACCACCGGAGTGATGTACAGCGTCATCAGTTGCGACACCAGCAGGCCGCCCACAACCGCCAGCCCCAGCGGCCGGCGGGCATCGGCACCGGCACCGATTCCCAGCGCTATGGGCAGGGTCCCCATGAGCGCCGCCATGGTGGTCATCATGATCGGCCGGAAACGGACCAGGCACCCCTCATAGATGGCGTCGATCGGCGCCTTGTTCTCTTTCCGCTGGGCCTCCAGGGCAAAGTCGATCATCATGATGGCGTTCTTTTTGACGATGCCGATCAGCATGATGATCCCCACGAAGGCGTACAGGTTGAGTTCCTTGCCGAAAATCATGAGGGTCAAGAGCGCCCCCATGCCGGCCGAGGGGAGGCCGGACAGGATCGTCAGGGGGTGGATGTAACTCTCGTACAGGATGCCGAGTACGATGTAGATGACCACGATGGCCAGGATCAGCAGCAGGGCCAGCCCCTTGGTGGACTGCTGGAAGGCCTGGGCCGTCCCCTGGAAGGCGGTGGTGATCTTGACCGGCAGGGATGCGGCCGCCGTTTTTTCCACCGCCGCCGTGGCGTCCCCCAGCGGTACGCCCGGCTTGATGTTGAAGGAGATGGTCACGGCGTTGATCTGCCCCAGGTGGTTGACGGAGAGCGGCCCCAGGGAGGGGGTCAGCCGGCCGAGCATGCTGAGCGGCACCAACTGGCCGGTGCCGGAGCGCACATAGAGCAGCGAGAGGGCCGCCGGGTCCATCTGGTACCGGGGCTCCACCTCCAGGATCACCTGGTACTGGTTGGTGGGGGCGTAGATGGTGGATACCTGGCGGCTGCCGTAGGCGTAGTAGAGGGCGTCCTCCACCTGCTGCGCGCTGATCCCCAGGGCCGAAGCCCGGTCCCGGTCGATGTCCAACTGGATCTGGGGGTTGTTGATCTGCAGATCCGAGGTCACGTCCTGCAGCAGGGGGAGTTCGCGCAGTTTATGTTCCAGTTCTGCGGCGCTTTTGTAAAGCTCGCCGGTGTCCGGGGAGAGCAGGGCAAACTGGTACTGGGCCTTGGCCAGGGTGGCGTCCAGCCGTATGGGCGGCGGGTTCTGCATGAAGCACATGATGCCCGGCACCTTGGCCAGCTTGGGCCGCAGTTCCTGGATCACCTGGTCGGCGTTCAGCTTCCTCTGGCCGGGCGGCTTGAGGCGGATGAACATGAAACCGCTGTTGGAGCCGACCCGGTTGCCGGTCGCCCCGGCCGAGGACATGAACCCCGCCACATTGGGGTCCTGGTTGACGATGGCGGCCACCTGCTGCTGGTGCGCGGCCATTTCCTGAAACGAGACCCCCTGGGCCGCTTCGGTGATGGCAAAGATGGCGCCGGTATCCTCACTGGAGAACAGGCCGGTCGGCATACTTTTGAACATCGCGACCGTCACGGCGGTCATCACGATGGTCACCACCATGACCGCACGGCGCCAGGCGAGGGCCTGGCGCAAGGTTCGCTCGTAAAGGTGCAGCATACCGTTGAAAAAACGCTCCATGGCGTTATACAGACGGCCATGCCGCTGGTCGTGGGCCGGCTTGAGAAACCGGCTGCACAGCATGGGGGTAAGGGAGAGCGAGACCAGGCCGGAGATGAGGATGGCCATGCTGATGGTCACGGCGAATTCGTGCAGGATGCGCCCCAGCATCCCCGGCATGAAGAGCACCGGGATGAAGACCGCCACCATGGAGATGGTCATGGAGATGATGGTGAAACCGATCTCCCGGGAACCGCTGGAGGCCGCCTCCATGGGTTTTTCCCCCTGTTCCATGTGCCGGACGATATTCTCCAGCATGACGATGGCGTCGTCCACGACAAAGCCGACCGACAGGGTCAGGGCCATCAGGGAGATGTTGTTGATGGAGAAATTGAGGGCGAGCATGGCGGCAAAGGTCCCCACGATGGAGAGCGGCAAGGCCAGGCTGGGGATGATGGTGGCCGAAAGATTGCGCAGGAACAGGAAGATGACCATGATGACCAGGCCGATGGTCAGGATGAGGGTGAACTTGACGTCCTGCACCGACTCCCGGATCGTTTCGGAACGGTCATAGAGGACGTCCATGTTGACGGAACCCGGTATCTGGGTCCGAAAGCCGGGCAACAGCTTCCGGATGCTGTCCACCACCTCGATGGTGTTGGTGCCGGGCTGGCGCAGCACGGCCAGGACGATGGCGCGGGTCGCGGTGCCGTCCGTGTTGTACCAGGCGGCGATCTTGTCGTTCTCGATGCTGTCCACCGACGCGCCCACATCCTGTACCCGTACCGGAGAGCCGTTGCGGTAGGCCACGATGACCGGCTTGTAGTCCTCGGCCGTGTAAAGCTGGCCGGACGCCTGGATGGTGAGCGCCTTGTGCTGCCCCTGGAGGATGCCGGTGGGTATGTTCACATTGGCGTTGGAAAGCGCCGTGGCAATTTCGTCGATGCCGATCTTGCGGGACGCCAGCCCCTTGGGATCGACCCTGACCCGCACGGCATACTTCTGGGAGCCGTAGACCAGGACCTGGGCCACGCCGCTCACCATGGAGATGCGCTGGGCCAGGAGGGTATCGGCGTACTCGTGCACCTGGGACAGCGGCAGGGAGGGGGAACTGAGGGCCAGGTAGATGATCGGCTGGTCGGCCGGATTGACCTTCCGGAAGGAGGGGGGCGTCGGCATGGTCGGCGGCAATTGGCGGGCCGCCGCGGCGATGGACGATTGCACGTCCTGGGCCGCGGCGTCGATGCTCCGCTCCAGTGCGAACTTGAGGGTGATAATGGAGATACCCTGGCCGTTGGTGGAGGACATGGAATCCATGCCGGCAATGGTGGAAAACTGCCGTTCCAGGGGCGTGGCCACGGCCGAGGCCATGGTGTCCGGGTTGGCGCCGGGGAGCTCCGCCCTGACCTGGATGGTCGGATAGTCCACATTGGGCAGGTCGTTGACCGGCAGTTTCAGGTAGGCGGCAATCCCGAACATCAGGACCGCCAGCATCACCAGGCTGGTCATGATGGGACGTTTGATGAAAAGCCCGGAGATACTCATGCGCCCGGGACCGCCCCTTTCGCAGTTGCGGGAGCCGGAGCGGCGGCGCCGTTGGGTGCCGCCTTGGCCGGGCCCGCGCTGCCTGGCTGCTTGACCTCCACCCGGGCGCCCGGGATGACCCGCACCTGGCCGTCGATCACCACCTGTTCCCCAGGCTGTATCCCCTTCTCGATGACCGTCCCCCCCTGGTAGACAGGACCGACGCCGACCGGCCTGAGCTCGGCCATCATGCCCGGTTTGACCACAAACACGTACTGCCCCTGCTGACCGGTCTGCACCGCCTGGGACGGCACCACAACGGCATTCTTCCTGACCGACAGGGTTATGGAGACCGTGACGAACTGGCCGGGCCAGAGCAGCTTCCGGCTGTTCTCGAAGGTAGCCTTCAGCTTGATCGTGCCGGTGGCGGCATCGACGCCGTTGTCCAGGAAGGTTACCGTACCCTTTTCAACCACCCCCGGCTGGTTGGGCACCTCGGCCTCCACCACCACCCTGCCGCCGGCCATGTGCCGCTTGATCTCGGCCAGATCTTTTTCGGGAAGGGAAAAGGTGGCAAAGATGGGGGTCAGCTTGTTGATGGTCACCAGCGATGAGTCGTTGGCCTTGACCACATTGCCCTGATTGACGGTCAATACCCCCAGCCTGCCGCTGATGGGCGCGGTGATGGTGCAGTAGGAGAGCTGGGCGCGTGCGTTCTCCACCTCGGCACGGTCGGCCGCCACGCTGGCCTCGGCCGACTCTGCCGTGGTTCGATACCCCTCGGCCTGTTCCTGGGTAACGATCCCCTCCTTGACCAACTGGTGATAACGGCCGTAGTTTTCCCTGGCGTTCTTCATGATGACCAGATCGCGGGCCAGGGCCGCCTCGGCCTTTTTCAGCGCCGCCCGGTAGGGACGGGAGTCGAGTTGGCACAGAAGGTCACCCTTCCGCACGTCCTGCCCCTCCTTGAAGGCGACCTTGGTAAGCTCTCCGCTGAGCTGGGTCTTGATGGTGACGCTTTCGGAGGCCTCCATGGTGCCGATGGCCCGGAGGAGCACCGGCACGTCCCGCTGGGTGGCGGTGGCCACCACCACCGGCGCCGGGGGGCGGGGGGCTTGTTCAGGCTTCTTTTTGCCCGAACAGCCAGGAAGCAGCAGCGATAAGCCGGCAATCAGTACGGCGGCATTGGTGCGAAGCGGCATGAAGCGGACCTCAAACATGAGATAATCTGAATTTACCAAATAGTGCAAAAATATAGCACACAACACCGTTGAAACACATTACTTTAATCGCCAACGCCCCTCCATCCGGCGGATGAAGGGGCGTTGGCGTACCATGCCGCACTGTGCAAAAAAAGACGGGTTACTCCCTCACGTAGGTGTCCATATCGGTTTCATGCACCATGCCCATGACACGCGCATATTCGGATTCGATCATCAGGTAGTGATTGTGGGTTTCCCTGGCGTTCAGTTCGTACACCGCCCGGACACCGGCGTCGTCAAATTTTGCCGCGGTTTCCAGCAGGGTTTGTTCCAGGTTTTGTTCCCGCTCCATAGCCAGTTCCAAGGCCTTTTGCTCGGTAAACTCCTCGTCGATGAGCCGGGAGATCGACGCCATCCAGCTTGAGGCATTGTCGGGAGGGGCATCGAGAAACAGGTCCAGGGACGGGATGTCGTTGCCATCATATATCCGGTAGAATTGCCCGGCATGCTCCCGCTCTTCCTTTGCCAGCACTTCGAAGGTGCGGCGGGCCGCCGGGTCCTTCATCTGTCCGGCCCCCACCTGGTAGAAATTCATGGCGTTCTTTTCGGTCTGAATTGAACGTTTGACAGCCTCCTGAACGTTGATACTCATGAGACATGATCTCCTTTCCCTGGATTCTGATACGGCCGGCACCTGCCGTGCGGATAGACATAAACACTACCTATGAAGCCTTATTTGTCAAGCGATTGCCGAAAAAAATCCAAAGCGGTTGACAGCCGCAACGAGCGGCGTGTAAAAGGATGTGACATTTTTGGTTCCCAAAGGAGGCGGCGCGTGGCACAGGAAGTCAATAAAATCATTTACTCGATGATGCGGGTCAGCAAGTTTTACGACAAAAAACCGGTCATCAAGGACATATCCCTTTCCTACTTCTACGGCGCCAAGATCGGCGTGCTCGGCCTGAACGGTTCGGGCAAGAGTTCCCTGCTCAGGATCATGGCGGGCGTGGACAAGGATTTCAACGGCCAGGCCGTGCTCTCCCCCGGCTACAGCGTGGGCTACCTGGAGCAGGAGCCGCACCTGGACGAGACCAAGACCGTGCGCCAGGTGGTGGAGGAAGGGGCCCAGGAGACCGTTGACCTTTTGGCCGAGTTCAACGCCATCACCGACAAGTTCTCCGAGCCGGACGCCGATTTCGAAAAGCTGTGCGAGCGTCAGGCCACGTTGCAGGAGAAACTGGACCATCTGGATGCCTGGGACCTGGACAGCCGCCTGGAGATGGCCATGGATGCCCTGCGCTGCCCGCCGGGAGACACGCCGGTCAACGTGCTTTCCGGCGGCGAGAAACGCCGCGTGGCGCTCTGCCGGCTGCTCCTGAAAAAGCCGGACATCCTGCTCCTGGACGAGCCGACCAACCACCTGGACGCCGAAACCGTGGCCTGGCTGGAACACCACCTGCACAGCTATGCCGGCACCGTCATCGCCGTGACCCACGACCGCTATTTCCTGGACAACGTGGCCGGCTGGATCCTGGAACTGGACCGGGGCGAGGGCATCCCCTGGAAAGGCAACTATTCATCCTGGCTGGAGCAGAAACAGAACCGCCTGGCCCAGGAGGAAAAGCAGGAGAGCGACCGCCAGAAGACCCTGCAACGCGAACTGGAGTGGATCAGGATGTCCCCCAAGGGACGTCACGCCAAGTCCCAGGCCCGCATCAGCGCCTATGAGCAGTTGGTGGCCCAGGAAAGCGAAAAGCAGGCCAAGGACCTGGAGATCTACATCCCGCTGGGGCAGCGCCTGGGGGATATCGTCATCGAGGCGGACAACGTGGCCAAGGGCTTCGGCGACCGGCTGCTGTTCGAGGCCATGAACTTCCGGCTCCCCCGGGGCGGCATCGTGGGGATCATCGGCCCCAACGGCGCCGGCAAGACGACCCTGTTCCGCATGATCACCGGTCAGGAGCAGCCGGACAGCGGTTCGTTCCGCATCGGCGACACCGTGCAGTTGGCCTACGTGGACCAGAGCCGCGGCGCCCTGAACCCGGACAAAAACATCTGGGAGGAGATCTCCGAGGGGCAGGACACGGTCCAGCTCGGCAAGGTGGCGGTCAACTCCCGGGCCTACGTGTCGCGCTTCAACTTCTCCGGCGCGGACCAGCAGAAGAAGGTGGGCATGCTCTCCGGCGGCGAACGCAACCGGGTGCACCTGGCCAAGATGCTCAAGAGCGGGGCCAACGTGATCCTTCTGGACGAACCGACCAACGACCTGGACGTGAACACCATGCGCGCCCTGGAGGAGGCGCTGGAGAACTTCGCCGGCTGCGCCGTGGTCATCAGCCACGACCGGTGGTTCCTGGACCGCATCGCCACCCACATCCTGGCCTTCGAAGGGGATTCCAGCGTGGTCTTCTTCGACGGCAATTATTCGGAGTATGAAGAGGACCGCAAGAAGCGGCTGGGGACGGCGGCCGAACAGCCGCACCGCATCAAGTACCGCCAGTTGACCCGGGCCTGACGCGCAACGGAACGGCTTCGAGCCAAAACCCGACAGCCCCGGACCTCCGTGAGC is a window of Geobacter sp. FeAm09 DNA encoding:
- a CDS encoding ferritin family protein, yielding MSINVQEAVKRSIQTEKNAMNFYQVGAGQMKDPAARRTFEVLAKEEREHAGQFYRIYDGNDIPSLDLFLDAPPDNASSWMASISRLIDEEFTEQKALELAMEREQNLEQTLLETAAKFDDAGVRAVYELNARETHNHYLMIESEYARVMGMVHETDMDTYVRE
- a CDS encoding efflux RND transporter periplasmic adaptor subunit, coding for MPLRTNAAVLIAGLSLLLPGCSGKKKPEQAPRPPAPVVVATATQRDVPVLLRAIGTMEASESVTIKTQLSGELTKVAFKEGQDVRKGDLLCQLDSRPYRAALKKAEAALARDLVIMKNARENYGRYHQLVKEGIVTQEQAEGYRTTAESAEASVAADRAEVENARAQLSYCTITAPISGRLGVLTVNQGNVVKANDSSLVTINKLTPIFATFSLPEKDLAEIKRHMAGGRVVVEAEVPNQPGVVEKGTVTFLDNGVDAATGTIKLKATFENSRKLLWPGQFVTVSITLSVRKNAVVVPSQAVQTGQQGQYVFVVKPGMMAELRPVGVGPVYQGGTVIEKGIQPGEQVVIDGQVRVIPGARVEVKQPGSAGPAKAAPNGAAAPAPATAKGAVPGA
- a CDS encoding efflux RND transporter permease subunit, with translation MSISGLFIKRPIMTSLVMLAVLMFGIAAYLKLPVNDLPNVDYPTIQVRAELPGANPDTMASAVATPLERQFSTIAGMDSMSSTNGQGISIITLKFALERSIDAAAQDVQSSIAAAARQLPPTMPTPPSFRKVNPADQPIIYLALSSPSLPLSQVHEYADTLLAQRISMVSGVAQVLVYGSQKYAVRVRVDPKGLASRKIGIDEIATALSNANVNIPTGILQGQHKALTIQASGQLYTAEDYKPVIVAYRNGSPVRVQDVGASVDSIENDKIAAWYNTDGTATRAIVLAVLRQPGTNTIEVVDSIRKLLPGFRTQIPGSVNMDVLYDRSETIRESVQDVKFTLILTIGLVIMVIFLFLRNLSATIIPSLALPLSIVGTFAAMLALNFSINNISLMALTLSVGFVVDDAIVMLENIVRHMEQGEKPMEAASSGSREIGFTIISMTISMVAVFIPVLFMPGMLGRILHEFAVTISMAILISGLVSLSLTPMLCSRFLKPAHDQRHGRLYNAMERFFNGMLHLYERTLRQALAWRRAVMVVTIVMTAVTVAMFKSMPTGLFSSEDTGAIFAITEAAQGVSFQEMAAHQQQVAAIVNQDPNVAGFMSSAGATGNRVGSNSGFMFIRLKPPGQRKLNADQVIQELRPKLAKVPGIMCFMQNPPPIRLDATLAKAQYQFALLSPDTGELYKSAAELEHKLRELPLLQDVTSDLQINNPQIQLDIDRDRASALGISAQQVEDALYYAYGSRQVSTIYAPTNQYQVILEVEPRYQMDPAALSLLYVRSGTGQLVPLSMLGRLTPSLGPLSVNHLGQINAVTISFNIKPGVPLGDATAAVEKTAAASLPVKITTAFQGTAQAFQQSTKGLALLLILAIVVIYIVLGILYESYIHPLTILSGLPSAGMGALLTLMIFGKELNLYAFVGIIMLIGIVKKNAIMMIDFALEAQRKENKAPIDAIYEGCLVRFRPIMMTTMAALMGTLPIALGIGAGADARRPLGLAVVGGLLVSQLMTLYITPVVYYYMDRMQAWVMQRIRLKLSAPGADQET
- the ettA gene encoding energy-dependent translational throttle protein EttA, translated to MAQEVNKIIYSMMRVSKFYDKKPVIKDISLSYFYGAKIGVLGLNGSGKSSLLRIMAGVDKDFNGQAVLSPGYSVGYLEQEPHLDETKTVRQVVEEGAQETVDLLAEFNAITDKFSEPDADFEKLCERQATLQEKLDHLDAWDLDSRLEMAMDALRCPPGDTPVNVLSGGEKRRVALCRLLLKKPDILLLDEPTNHLDAETVAWLEHHLHSYAGTVIAVTHDRYFLDNVAGWILELDRGEGIPWKGNYSSWLEQKQNRLAQEEKQESDRQKTLQRELEWIRMSPKGRHAKSQARISAYEQLVAQESEKQAKDLEIYIPLGQRLGDIVIEADNVAKGFGDRLLFEAMNFRLPRGGIVGIIGPNGAGKTTLFRMITGQEQPDSGSFRIGDTVQLAYVDQSRGALNPDKNIWEEISEGQDTVQLGKVAVNSRAYVSRFNFSGADQQKKVGMLSGGERNRVHLAKMLKSGANVILLDEPTNDLDVNTMRALEEALENFAGCAVVISHDRWFLDRIATHILAFEGDSSVVFFDGNYSEYEEDRKKRLGTAAEQPHRIKYRQLTRA